The genomic window TGTCAGACTGGGTAATTATTGCACGTACACCCACGTCTGGTCTACcatggattaaaaaaagtattttacttGTTATTTCTGTGGTTGCCAGGTGAGACCTCAGTGACTGAGTGTTTCCCAGTCTGCTCATCAAGTCTATTTGAGGTCATGTGCAACGTCTCTCTGGACAGTCCTCTAGTATCTGACCAACTGAAATCTGACCTCAATCCGCTGGTCATCATGATTTTGTCAGCCTCGTCAATGCCTTCTTCCCCGGTCCCCTTCCATGTCTTACAGGTGTGGGTTCCGTCATATGTCATCTGTAGAATtaaatgtatgtacatgtgtaagAAATACATTGTCTGATTAGACAAAATATGCTTTACACAACTCTttatgtggtttatttttctttcctttccttagGAGATGTGCATGCCTGTCTATTGCCAGTACAAGTTCCATAACTTGAGCGTGCACAGAACAAACTATCACGAGCACGCCAGTGACATCTACTTCGGAGATATAAATGTGATCCTTACTGGCTTGATGAGTCCTCAAGAGCTCCAACACTTTCTCGCCAGTCCACCTCTGCAGATAGAAGTTCATGATCGTGACAGGATGTTGGAGGAAATGCCTGAAACACTTGCGATGGGTACAGTGGGGTCAGATGAAGACACGCAGAGCAATGCAGCACttttacaacataaaacaaTGGGCTATAACTCCTATGGCATCGCAAACCTAAACCTGTCTGAGATGCTACTTGGTAAAAAGAGTCTAACAGTGAACTTACCAATCCAATGTGGCCCTCCGCCTCCGAAGCGGGACAGGGAGAGAAGTGCGTTGAAGATCACGGATGCAGCTGCTATGCCACAGGCCCATTACTATGATGCCAATTCCCAACTCAAAGTCAGAGTTGAGGTAGCTTGCCCACTGAATTGTAAGGATAACGGCAGTGAATCCTACGATGGTTCGTTTGGTcgcatcatcttcctctttcaTCACAACAACGTCTCTGTTATGACCAAGCTGAGATCAGAGATCCTCAGAATCAATGCATTGGCCTTCAAtcttcacttcctctcacaCAAATACATAGAGAGAGCTCTATCAAATAACAAAGGCCTAATGAGTTTAAAGTGTAATGAGAGCGAGGATCTGGATTTTGTTACAGGATTCCATGTGCGAGATAAGAGGACACACATCTTTGTTCTTGAAGGGCTGAAACACAAAGCAGTGAGGAGACTCTGGGAGGCTGTTCCGATGAAGTAAGCCCACGAACACTGCCTTGCTCTTCCAGTCTGTGTTAACAGTTTTCAGCTGTGCTGTCAGTTTGGACAGAGTGTTTAAATTCCATTCAGAATCCTGTGCTGTTTTGCAGGATgagagggagtgaggaggagcaggtgatCGTCCTCTACAACTCGGATCTGGGTTTCTTTAAGCGCCTCTATGACTCATTAGATGTGAGTCTGAGTCCCATTTATCTATATGAGTCACTACAGACCATCATTCAACAACCCCTGATCTACATTAGAGATGTGGTACCCCAACGCTGCTTCCAGGCTTTGTCAAGGTGCTcaaacagttacacacacatacactatatataacACATTACACaagagtgttttcattttatttttgttttaccttcagGTTAAGCCAGTTGTGCAAAGCGAGGCAACTCAAAGATGTGGTGCGGTACAATCTCTTCCCCTCAGCTGACATGATTGTCAGCATGAGTGAGGAATGTGGCACATCTGCTGAGCAGTGGGAGGAAAAGGCCAGAGCACACACTGAGATGGACTTACCCACTCCGCCTCTCAGGATGAAAAGACATGCgcctgtcaacacacacaacagagaataTATCCGATGGAAACACAACAGCCAGCAGATGCCATTCCAACCCTTCAGGGACTTCATACAGGTCTGGAGGCCTAATCGAGTAGAGTGCCATCTGTATTAACAGAGCAACTCATCTGTTTCAACTCATTTGTTCCGTAGGAAAATATTCAAAAGGTGCAAGACCAAAGTGAGAAGCTGCAGAAGCCAAAGCCTGCTGCATTGATGGTGGATTGGGCTACAACCAGGCCAACACACAACTACAGCATCCAGACGTTCAACTTACATGATCGAGGCAGGGAGCTGCTACACAAAGAGATGGCTAAGGTTTGAGACATACACAACAGCGCTGTTTCATAGATACACATTATACAGTTTATGCAGCCCAGTATATTAGGGCATAGCTTTGTGAGAATGTCCTTCAACTCCCCAAACCTTAGCCTGATCTACTCTGTATATCCCTGTGTTGCTTGCACAGTGTGAAGTCAACCCAGACTCTAAGATCTTATGTTTCCATTTCATGTTCCTGCAAACAACATGTGAGCTTAAGTTTTGGTTGCATATTTACATGTCTAAATGCAGCTATCACACATGCGTCTGGCACTGCTGCCTAAAAAATTCCCCTGCATGTAGACTAACAAAGCCAGGTAAGAAACCCTTGAGAAAAATCCAACCCTTGGAAGACCACCCACTCTGAATCACAAAACCACCGAAACCACTGAACCACAGCCACCTCTTTGTCTGTAGACTTATATATATCAACTTGATAGTGTTTCAACCAAATgtggagccaaaaaaaaaacaatttagtaATAACCATTTCAGCCATTTAACAATTAAACCATGTCTATTTATTTAGGTTATGAGTGTAGTTAGGGATAGTCCCGGTGAGTAATTGGGTTTTTTGTCACAACCTCCCCATGAAATCCAGTGTGTCGCAGGGTTGAAAAAAACTGGGCCCATAACACCACAATGTTTGGCTTTATACTGTGGTCCTAGTGAGAATTAAGGCTCAAATActtcagaaacacagaaattaaacaatttgccaaaacatcacaattaaaaaaaaattactgtaGAGAATGTATGTAATTTAGATTCACAATGATAGGAAGAGTCAATAGTTATTCTTGTGGTAActttttgctgaaaaaaaaagtaacatttccCATGGTTTGCAGCAAATTTCACTTGAATACCAGGCTGAAAAACATTAATGAGGAAAACAGGCGCATTTCAGGAGTCGACTAATACAGTCCATGTTTGGGCATGACCAGACAAATGGAATGGAAAACAGAGCTTACCTGCCCAACTGAAAGATGAATCACAACCTGTATTcaaaaacagtcagaaaaagaatgtttatataaaatggaaatcaatggcatcattcattttatgtccTGACAGAAAGTAAGAAATCAAGTGTACTATTTTTCTCTGATGATAACTTCAGGTACCCGGGCGGAGGTTCACCTACAGTCAAGAGTACCTCAGTGCTACAGTAGAGTCTGGAGACGTGACTcctaaaaatgacttcaggGCTGCTTCTGTCTCCACTGTTTGGGTCACAGGTTTTATCAGTGGCAGGTCCAGAGTGCACCCAAGACACCCAGATGAGGCTCGTGTGGAAGAGCTAAGAAAGGTGATGTCACTCTCTCTGTTTAGTTAATTGACGTTCCCACGAAACTCAGCGCAGGGATTCAATTTCATTACCATTTACCCACTCGTCCTTCAGTCACCGTGACCCTGTGTGTTTAGGTTAGGATAGAATAGCATATAACATGACGTGACTAACACTGTTAGCCCTGCTGTTGTTTCAGTTGTCCTGACCACACAGTCATTTACTGCCCAGtggtaaaataatattttttaaaaggtttaagcATCTAATTAATCTCCAGAGGCGTCCAGTAATAGTATGTGTTTGTAACGGAGGGTTAAAGCTGGAGTAGGCAAGACATATTTGGTAATATTGTACAATTAGTTcacaatatttttcaatataaCGTAAATGAAGAGATCTGAGCGAGAACTAGACATCCACATCTTagttgtatataaaaatggacacaaCCTTCTGTTCCAAAACAAACTTACAAAGCCTCAAGATTCCCAATTTGACCTAAGAAACCAGAAGGTTACAtttgtcacctgcaaccaggtaCCTATTGgtcgataccagctgtcaatcacactggtgtccactctaaatgggaacatttggcggtgctggtgccaatcccagctgacacaaggcaaaaggtggggtacaccctggacaggatGCCAGTCAACCTGAATCTGCATGTTTcaagactgtgggaggaaaccaaatGCACACAACATGCaggcaaactccatgcagaaaggcctttgttctgaccgggtcgcaAACCCGGGTGTTCGAgcgctaaccactgcaccatcCATGTGGCCCTAATTAGTAACATAATCAACAAAATTTATATCATGTTCTATGAAAGAAGATTAGCATTAACTCCTCAgtaaaatatttactgatgttGTAAATAAACTGTGACGTAAGCTCTTGCAaacagtggagtcgccccctggtggctaattACTACTCCTGTCCTACTTCCTAGGCTTCACATTTCAAAGAggaagactatgtccatttttataaacagcCTATGGTCACATATGAAACAAGTTAATCTCTGTATCTGTTGGGATGGACTCGGGGCAGATAATAGATAATCGGGAAATGTCAACAATAAGTTAGTTTTCCTGCCGGCTGCAGCTTTAACTTGCTAACACTGTTCACTGTGCATTCAGCCGTGGAGAGAGAACATCCTTCATGCGAACACACTGAAGCCCACACTGTCACGGGACATGTGGGTCTGTAGCAGACGCAGTGAGGACTTTCAGCTCTACAGCAAACCTCCCCCTTTCTTCAGCACATCTCCTCTCACCATTCACTTGGCTGGTATGGACATATCATACATAtatcattctgtttttttttttggtttttttttcccttttcccagTGAGTGACTGTGGCAGATGTTAACAACAggtcatatttaaatatttctatCCTCGTGGTCGAAGACACGAGTTGTAAATGTCAGGGTTTGGTGTCAGTCCCCGAGAATCAAAGTATGAGAGCTTTTTTTAGTagacatcattttcttttggaGTTTACGCTGCAGAAAAGAGTAACCCCCTCCCCTTGAGAAACGTATACACTAACTGCTGCCTTAATATACCAGAATGTCATGTAGGCCACATGGTGTTACTTACTGCAGGCCACATGACAGGCTTGGGAACATAGCTGCCAAAAACCAAGAGTACCAAGAAATTACACTTCAATAAAAAGTATTACATTACAATATGCTACTTAAATTAAACTGGCAAGTGACTCATTTACTTACACTTTATTTAGCTTTTAGACTTAAAGGTTTACTAGGTCCGCTTGTGAGGTACTTACACAAGCAGTAGTTATTTAGATGCTATAGATGCAGTGGATGATagagtactgtatatatgccaGGGAGCCAGAAGGTTGTCAGTCAGATATAAAGAGCAGCAAACGGAGCCAAGTTAATGAAAACCACAACAcagcaccaaaaaaaagaaagagaaagaaagaaaaagatttaaACATTCAAGGCAGAGTGCAACATCTTTATCGCATTTTCAATACATGATTTTTCCTTCAGCCCTCACTGCGTAATGgaaatatttttctttggtAATGTATTCCTTTAGGCTAAATGACTTAAATTATTTAAGCGCCATGATCAAAAGCATTGATTCACATAAGGATTGCTTAGAAGTACACAATTTACAAAGTATGATCTATGTCTGTGGCTAATTAATGTAATGGATTaagttttatcattttttttatgcgTTGTTAGGGTTTGTTCAGTCTAAGGATAAAATGATCAGGTAAGTGTAAAAGTGTTCAGTGTACGGGTTAAAATGTTCAGTTAAAGGGTTTTGATGTTaattttaagggttaaaatgttCAGCTAAAGGGTTTCAATGATAtttttttagggttaaaatGTTTAAGGCTGaaagtgttaaaaataaagggtttaatgttaaaaataaagggTTTAATGTTAAGTAATGGTTTAAATGTTCAATTAAAGGTTAACATATTTTGTGATCATCTAAATATAGTGTGTGTAAAGTTAGATAGCATTTATTGGTTGCACTCCACTATGTAGTGTattaattgtttaattattttatctatatcatttctgccaaatgaaaataactggCTTAATTTTACACAGTGGGCCTTTAAAGGATTACCTGTAAGTGTTTGTCcaattttacaaacaaatatGGAAAGGGTTAACTATTAATACCATCACTATTTTATCAGACCTTGGTGCAGAGAAGACACCAGATATCAAcactatactgtaaataaatactgtcCAAAATATCTTGTCATTCTGGACAAGATATCATCTTTCCGTCGGGTCAAGTGCAGCTGAGATGTTTAAAATTTGTCTGCGCACAGTTTATATTCAGCCATGCCAAGCTATGGGAAGCTCTTGGCAGTCACTGTAGCTTTGATTAAAGTTTCTCAAACCAGAGGTTGGTTAGGGAGTTGCAAGGCATTTGTATTTTCATAAAtcaaatacagtttaaaaacaactaGCCAGTCTGTATTTCATCCCTATCTGTTACAAAAGattacacatatttatttaaaatattgacCCAATGTGACCTCGGAGGTGATTATTAGAGATTTGCACACTACACGATTCACTGTCCTTTAGGATGTTGTGGGTCCTGAATCTCCATCACCATTATTTTGGTGAAAGAGGTTGAAAAGATTGTGAACCTCTGGTTTAGTTACTGTTTGTACAAAATACTAGacaaaaactacttttaactGGGTAACCTAAGCCCCTCTGACAAATACCTGTGGAACAAGTGAAGTGAATATGAGTTAAACTGTATCCAAGAGTGGATTTTTTCCTATGGCTGTCTCTGCTGTAAACATTTGAAAGCTCATATTGATATGTTTTGATTGAAGCTGCAGATGGTGGATATCTGAGCTCATATCCGTCACACTCCCACACCGCActggagaaaaacattttgacaggaAGAACTTCAGTATGATCAGCAGTAAACAGGATTACCAGTTAATAAGTGTCCTGTTGTTGTCTGTCCAGCCTTTCAGTGCAGTAACACTCAGTGTCAGGTTTGTGGAGTTTGCCagttgtttgacagtgttgtgGATCCTCAGGAGAGTctctgcagcaggagcagctcgAAGCAGCCAGAGCTCGGTACAGGCGCTGGCTGAGGAAGCTGCTTCCTGGCAGCGGCACAGAGCGACCAGACAACGGCTCCATCCCACAGTTCAAATGCCACATGAGAGGAAACTCGGAGACTCTTCAGAGTGTACTGAAAGACGAACCTAAGAAGTATTCACTGAGGAAACCAGGCCTGATGCTGAAGGTCGAGTATAACTTAGTGAGGTGACAGGACAGAGACGTGatcaacacagagacactgcaCATTCCACAAATACTTTGACAGCAGTACATTTGATCATGTGCAATAGTAtctatataatgtatatgcAGTACAGAATGTAGGTTAATcaaaaagggatttttttttactcaggtGAGTGCGTGTTTATATGtggacatttaacattttaacaatgAGAAGGAACATTTCAGACTTTTCtgtgaatatgaaatgttaaaCAGTACGTTTGCTTTAGgtaattttataatattttctcAATTCTCTGGTGAGGCTTCAATATGGCTGCCACATGTGTTTAGGAATTATAATGTTGATTTAGTTCGTAGTTATTTCAGGTTTATGCTTAATTAATGATGAAGGAAATGTGGAGTATGTTTTTCTGCTATGTGTGAGACATGGGtgtttaaagatttaaaggATATTTATTGCACTATTTATCACTAACTCCATCATAATCTTTTGGCATAATGAGAATTAAATGATATGAGAGAACTAGACTTTTGCACCGGCAGCAAATTATTTCAGCCTACGCTTCATAGAAACCTAAAAAAGCACAATCCCCAGGCATTACTCAAATAATAAGTGGGATTATGGGGATCTTGTAAATGTACTTTTGGTCCAATATTCATTTTAGGTCCAATATTTACTCCTTTTTAACTCTGTTTCTGGTCTCCACCGACAGCTGCGGGAAATATGTGTCTCTTTAGTGGCGAAATGTTCCACAATGTCTAACAGCTGCCCTGTGTGACTGAAAATGACTGAGGGTGGTGAGAGTGAACAAAAAGCTGTGGGTTGTTCAGTTTTAACAATGAGCTATAAACTCTGTATAAAGCTACATAAATCCAAGGGGATTTGGGCGATAAGTTGCTGCAGATTTATGTTATTGTCACGTtggttattataattattatatttatgtcaATTATGGCatcttttctgctttctttcaaCAATGCttgttaacatgttttttttagtgagaCTTCTCTGGTTCTGGTTGCAATTGAATGAAACAACACCTACCTGGTGAGTCAACAACTGTTTGTCCTTT from Solea senegalensis isolate Sse05_10M linkage group LG4, IFAPA_SoseM_1, whole genome shotgun sequence includes these protein-coding regions:
- the cfap92 gene encoding uncharacterized protein cfap92 gives rise to the protein MTDEEDASFLKTDLSFMEDGLGNKSSSTEDITSQKDDRSYKVTWTVDIAIAIPKGDSTDVPAAPEKAKKTNTDSSIVWVKDHKTQRCYHVEYKLLPGDTETIKVDLQVFGPVAKMCKDDEFKILRTWHEGEQTWVGWTHSVNVRFNRDMLIGLLSHKIELQIWTSKDKLSSQARHERLKACRLSQDQPEDATHTCDDTKSMVNKLRALCEKTSNTSMKHKFNMSFKSNSDVGSETEKNLAAFQKPKTDACDLGNTKENHIMSLEISPMCFLAGETSVTECFPVCSSSLFEVMCNVSLDSPLVSDQLKSDLNPLVIMILSASSMPSSPVPFHVLQEMCMPVYCQYKFHNLSVHRTNYHEHASDIYFGDINVILTGLMSPQELQHFLASPPLQIEVHDRDRMLEEMPETLAMGTVGSDEDTQSNAALLQHKTMGYNSYGIANLNLSEMLLGKKSLTVNLPIQCGPPPPKRDRERSALKITDAAAMPQAHYYDANSQLKVRVEVACPLNCKDNGSESYDGSFGRIIFLFHHNNVSVMTKLRSEILRINALAFNLHFLSHKYIERALSNNKGLMSLKCNESEDLDFVTGFHVRDKRTHIFVLEGLKHKAVRRLWEAVPMKMRGSEEEQVIVLYNSDLGFFKRLYDSLDVSLSPIYLYESLQTIIQQPLIYIRDVVPQRCFQALSRLSQLCKARQLKDVVRYNLFPSADMIVSMSEECGTSAEQWEEKARAHTEMDLPTPPLRMKRHAPVNTHNREYIRWKHNSQQMPFQPFRDFIQENIQKVQDQSEKLQKPKPAALMVDWATTRPTHNYSIQTFNLHDRGRELLHKEMAKVPGRRFTYSQEYLSATVESGDVTPKNDFRAASVSTVWVTGFISGRSRVHPRHPDEARVEELRKPWRENILHANTLKPTLSRDMWVCSRRSEDFQLYSKPPPFFSTSPLTIHLAGESLQQEQLEAARARYRRWLRKLLPGSGTERPDNGSIPQFKCHMRGNSETLQSVLKDEPKKYSLRKPGLMLKPLPELSVMNVVDNRVERLALAPGPCIHSKDLHMRLNEQRSFLYKRTALPLTDKEKSFFTSQKRTPNMETYQLSRDTTE